The Diadema setosum chromosome 4, eeDiaSeto1, whole genome shotgun sequence genome window below encodes:
- the LOC140227420 gene encoding uncharacterized protein, translating into MENRPNGGSQRSDGIDADQFPAGSSPYAYGLHPSTSQSCKPIYAPTITHSNEEIEDFYHQVQEVIDETPKKDILVVQGDWNAKIGEDAQKDWKGTCGPYCNTKTNDRGLRLLEFATLNDLKVTNTFHPHKASRRWTWHSPNGSHHQIDYILVKRRFYTSVNIAKTRSFHGADISSDHELVMMSFRLHLKNMKKIQDHTRIKFDLEKLKDPDVAKVFEAKIGEKFAPLLLLDGDGTDADTFIDTLNTAVTEAANEVLGKKRTTKKPWVTLDLLKLCDERRYLKQSKYGRDEGADKYRQADKRVKKSMLKAKEDWITDQCNDIERNLKANNTKKAYQVVKDLTSRDTEKLNTPLATDTDSFPILREEVEEAVTSLKKGKSADIDNIPGELVQAGGEAMIVGLHAICQKIWETGEWPTQWTQSLVITLPKKGNLHQCNNYRTISLICHPSKVMLRIILNRLRPQAEAIIAEEQAGFRAGRSTTEQIFNLRILCERYLQHQQELYHVFVDFKKAFDRVWHAAL; encoded by the exons ATGGAAAAtagaccgaacgggggaag CCAGCGCAGTGATGGGATCGATGCAGACCAATTTCCAGCAGGCTCATCACCATACGCCTACGGGCTTCACCCTTCAACATCACAATCGTGCAAGCCTATCTACGCGCCAACCATAACACACTCTAATGAAGAAATAGAAGATTTTTACCATCAAGTACAAGAAGTTATTGATGAAACACCAAAGAAAGACATCCTAGTTGTTCAAGGGGACTGGAATGCAAAGATTGGAGAAGATGCACAGAAAGACTGGAAAGGCACATGCGGGCCCTACTGCAACACAAAGACCAATGACAGAGGCTTGAGACTGCTTGAATTTGCAACGCTCAACGACCTCAAAGTGACCAACACATTTCACCCCCACAAAGCATCTAGACGGTGGACCTGGCACAGCCCAAATGGATCCCACCACCAGATAGATTACATTCTAGTGAAGCGACGCTTCTACACATCAGTCAACATTGCCAAGACACGCAGCTTCCACGGAGCGGACATCAGCAGCGACCATGAGCTCGTCATGATGTCCTTCCGCCTACACCTCAAGAATATGAAGAAGATACAGGACCACACCAGAATTAAGTTTGATCTAGAGAAATTGAAAGACCCAGACGTGGCAAAAGTCTTTGAGGCCAAGATTGGAGAAAAATTCGCCCCACTCTTGCTACTTGACGGAGACGGCACAGATGCAGACACGTTCATTGACACATTGAACACCGCAGTGACTGAAGCGGCCAATGAAGTTCTCGGCAAGAAGCGGACCACCAAGAAGCCTTGGGTCACACTAGACTTACTCAAGCTGTGTGACGAAAGGAGATACCTCAAGCAGTCCAAGTATGGTCGTGATGAGGGAGCGGACAAGTACAGGCAAGCAGACAAGCGGGTCAAGAAGAGCATGCTCAAGGCAAAGGAAGACTGGATTACTGATCAGTGCAACGACATTGAACGGAACCTCAAAGCAAACAACACCAAGAAGGCTTACCAAGTAGTGAAGGACCTCACCAGCA GAGACACAGAGAAGCTCAACACCCCTCTGGCAACAGACACAGACAGCTTCCCCATCCTCAGAGAAGAAGTGGAGGAAGCAGTGACGTCCCTGAAGAAAGGAAAATCAGCAGACATTGACAACATCCCAGGAGAACTAGTGCAAGCAGGGGGTGAGGCCATGATCGTTGGGCTACATGCAATCTGCCAGAAGATCTGGGAGACAGGAGAGTGGCCAACACAATGGACCCAATCTCTAGTGATCACCCTACCCAAGAAAGGCAACCTACACCAGTGCAACAACTACCGTACCATCAGCCTGATATGCCATCCTAGCAAAGTGATGCTCAGGATCATATTGAACAGGTTAAGACCTCAGGCTGAAGCAATCATAGCTGAAGAGCAGGCAGGATTCAGGGCTGGACGCAGCACAACTGAGCAGATCTTTAACCTCAGGATTCTGTGCGAGAGATACCTTCAACACCAACAAGAACTCTACCACGTATTCGTAGACTTCAAGAAAGCATTCGACAGAGTGTGGCATGCGGCACTCTAG